One window of Corallococcus caeni genomic DNA carries:
- a CDS encoding DUF4388 domain-containing protein: MARLLIVEDNQELASLIATVAQTRGHEALTVFTGESALEALGPTTRFDAALVDLLLPDIRGSEVLGALRAHAIPAIAVSGVYKGDRFAQEAIKVHGACAFFEKPFELDAVLDALEEAAGVPPVTHGELLDEVDLLVLEELVQETPSQEEPALESVDAAAGSPEPSEPSEPALPEEALPLPFAQRGAVWTEAAPAPARQRRQLPEWSLGGDLAHTSVPRLLNAYYEARHHGELKLRQGTVLKVVYFEAGRVVYAASNLAPERFGRFCLRKGALTEAQLAEAAGYAREHSLRTGDALLKRGLLSPKQRRQLLEEQVKDILWSTFAWTEGGYGFSPMRPQRADLVPLSLFPGDLILEGVARTQTLVALRQRMAPGRRLFPAADPPYGLHELKLDGPQAMLLAFADGTKTVEDLLALTDLSEREALATLRGLELSGVLEERQETPNRRQRISFGL; encoded by the coding sequence ATGGCGCGACTGCTCATCGTGGAGGACAACCAGGAACTCGCCTCCCTCATCGCCACGGTCGCGCAGACCCGGGGCCATGAGGCGCTCACCGTCTTCACCGGCGAGTCCGCGCTGGAGGCCCTGGGCCCCACCACCCGCTTCGACGCCGCGCTGGTGGACCTGCTGCTGCCGGACATCCGCGGCAGCGAGGTGCTGGGCGCGCTGCGTGCCCACGCCATCCCCGCCATCGCCGTCAGCGGCGTCTACAAGGGCGACCGCTTCGCCCAGGAGGCCATCAAGGTCCATGGCGCGTGCGCCTTCTTCGAGAAGCCCTTCGAGCTGGACGCCGTGCTCGACGCGCTGGAGGAGGCCGCCGGCGTGCCGCCCGTGACGCACGGGGAGCTGCTCGACGAGGTGGACCTGCTCGTCCTGGAGGAGCTGGTCCAGGAGACGCCCTCGCAGGAGGAGCCCGCGCTCGAGTCCGTCGACGCCGCGGCCGGGTCTCCCGAGCCGTCCGAACCCTCCGAGCCCGCGCTCCCGGAGGAGGCCCTGCCCCTGCCCTTCGCCCAGCGCGGCGCCGTGTGGACGGAGGCCGCGCCCGCCCCCGCGCGCCAGCGCCGCCAGCTGCCGGAGTGGTCGCTCGGCGGTGACCTGGCGCACACGTCGGTGCCGCGCCTGCTCAACGCCTATTACGAGGCCCGTCACCACGGCGAGCTGAAGCTGCGCCAGGGCACGGTGCTCAAGGTGGTCTACTTCGAGGCGGGCCGCGTCGTGTACGCCGCCTCCAACCTGGCCCCGGAGCGCTTCGGCCGCTTCTGCCTGCGCAAGGGCGCGCTCACCGAAGCCCAGCTCGCGGAGGCCGCGGGCTACGCGCGTGAGCACTCGCTGCGCACCGGCGACGCGCTGCTCAAGCGCGGCCTCCTGAGCCCCAAGCAGCGCCGGCAGCTGCTGGAGGAGCAGGTGAAGGACATCCTCTGGTCCACCTTCGCATGGACGGAGGGCGGCTACGGCTTCAGCCCCATGCGGCCGCAGCGCGCGGACCTGGTGCCGCTGTCGCTGTTCCCCGGGGACCTCATCCTGGAGGGCGTCGCGCGCACGCAGACGCTGGTGGCGCTGCGCCAGCGCATGGCGCCCGGACGCCGGCTGTTCCCCGCGGCGGATCCGCCCTACGGCCTGCACGAGCTGAAGCTGGACGGGCCGCAGGCGATGCTGCTCGCGTTCGCGGACGGCACGAAGACGGTGGAGGACCTGCTGGCCCTCACCGACCTGTCGGAGCGCGAGGCCCTGGCCACGCTGCGCGGCCTGGAGCTGTCCGGCGTGCTGGAGGAGCGGCAGGAGACGCCCAACCGCCGCCAGCGCATCAGCTTCGGGCTCTGA
- a CDS encoding VOC family protein, which translates to MKDVQGFHHVAIQAKDVERVTAFYRDLLGFPELKRHLREDGTLRSVWVGVPGGAFLAIEAVDGMPEEVPFRHPAPGLLMLVFRIPREARGGVVETLARAGVPLEHETRWTLYVRDPEGNRVGLSHHPDD; encoded by the coding sequence ATGAAGGACGTTCAGGGCTTCCACCACGTGGCGATTCAAGCGAAGGACGTGGAGCGCGTGACCGCGTTCTATCGCGACCTGCTGGGCTTTCCGGAACTCAAGCGCCACCTGCGCGAGGACGGCACCCTGCGGAGCGTCTGGGTAGGCGTCCCCGGGGGCGCCTTCCTGGCCATCGAGGCGGTGGACGGGATGCCGGAGGAGGTGCCGTTCCGCCATCCGGCGCCGGGGCTGTTGATGTTGGTGTTCCGGATTCCCCGCGAGGCACGGGGTGGGGTGGTGGAGACCTTGGCCCGCGCGGGGGTGCCGCTGGAGCACGAGACGCGTTGGACGCTCTACGTGCGGGACCCGGAGGGCAACCGGGTGGGGCTTAGCCACCATCCGGACGACTAG
- a CDS encoding alpha/beta fold hydrolase, whose amino-acid sequence MFVALGVLAGAAVLVPTARWWLMHRVGTPRASEPFDGHVYRVGKAVIAERRCEQPRATVIVMHGFVADMRYFTHHYREPDLQLILLTSCDYHLPITGHREEPAPWAKVPAEEEGTIAHDAAVLVQALEHLPRTDVIRVHGHSRGGAVVLEAAKSRPDLFERVEVVLEAPVLPQARPYRSLTPSQLWLLPFLIPLWRLAPIARHNRGAWGPLENARKRELIMAFPFNPKRVATMMANLRDIDAWSQSRDASLFGNVRRGTVLVPGKDRVLESASMRESAVRAKPGLTVVELDGCSHFVLWDRPDALPVLARDPEQSAGNG is encoded by the coding sequence ATGTTCGTCGCTCTTGGAGTCCTTGCTGGCGCCGCCGTGCTCGTGCCCACCGCGCGCTGGTGGTTGATGCACCGGGTGGGCACGCCCCGCGCGAGCGAGCCCTTCGACGGACACGTCTACCGGGTGGGCAAGGCCGTCATCGCGGAACGGCGCTGCGAGCAGCCCCGCGCCACGGTCATCGTCATGCACGGCTTCGTGGCCGACATGCGCTACTTCACGCACCACTACCGCGAACCCGACCTCCAGCTCATCCTGCTGACGAGCTGCGACTACCACCTGCCCATCACCGGCCACCGCGAGGAGCCCGCGCCCTGGGCGAAGGTGCCAGCCGAGGAGGAGGGCACCATCGCCCATGATGCCGCCGTGCTGGTGCAGGCCCTGGAGCACCTGCCCCGGACGGACGTCATCCGCGTCCACGGACATTCGCGCGGAGGCGCCGTCGTCCTGGAGGCCGCGAAGTCGCGGCCGGACCTGTTCGAACGGGTGGAGGTGGTGCTGGAGGCGCCCGTGCTCCCGCAGGCCCGTCCCTACCGGAGCCTGACGCCGTCGCAGCTCTGGCTGCTGCCGTTCCTCATCCCGCTGTGGCGGCTCGCGCCGATTGCCCGGCACAACCGGGGCGCGTGGGGGCCGCTGGAGAATGCTCGCAAGCGCGAGCTGATCATGGCCTTCCCGTTCAACCCGAAGCGGGTGGCGACGATGATGGCCAACCTGCGGGACATCGACGCCTGGAGTCAATCGCGCGATGCGTCCTTGTTCGGCAACGTGCGGCGCGGCACGGTGCTCGTGCCGGGGAAGGACCGGGTGCTGGAGTCCGCCTCCATGCGGGAGAGCGCCGTGCGCGCGAAGCCGGGGCTCACCGTGGTGGAGCTGGACGGGTGCAGCCACTTCGTCCTGTGGGACCGTCCCGATGCGCTGCCCGTGCTGGCTCGCGACCCGGAACAGTCCGCTGGCAACGGGTGA
- a CDS encoding serine protease, whose protein sequence is MRFMSGVVVAVGLLGCGGPEADQPSFETVGHTDQEIVGGIEARPNSIPWIVSLQQYGSHFCGGSLVRVSDKEESDIVLTAAHCVHDGFSNVTAVAGAHDLNHPTSTQVSARVTGAVHHPQYNPVTTLNDIAVLKLDKPIKFDTSVARACGQSSGMRPNLAPQLAGGNTRVPVCLPASGERVAENTVATVAGWGLTREGGPDTSSILLQVGVPVLRHQDVASSYRTQGIVIDESAMLGAGYLQGGKDACQGDSGGPLVVKGSQGYVLQGIVSFGVGCARAGLPGIYTRVSHYIPWIHTQIRSLSAVR, encoded by the coding sequence ATGCGCTTCATGAGCGGAGTCGTCGTCGCGGTCGGTCTTCTCGGGTGCGGTGGTCCGGAGGCCGATCAGCCTTCCTTCGAGACCGTTGGGCACACGGACCAGGAGATCGTGGGAGGCATCGAGGCCCGGCCGAACTCCATCCCCTGGATTGTCAGTCTGCAGCAGTACGGCAGCCATTTCTGCGGGGGCAGCCTGGTGCGAGTGAGCGACAAGGAGGAGAGCGACATCGTCCTCACCGCTGCCCATTGCGTCCATGACGGTTTCTCCAATGTCACGGCGGTCGCCGGGGCGCATGACCTGAACCACCCCACGTCCACGCAAGTGAGCGCCCGGGTGACGGGGGCCGTCCACCACCCCCAGTACAATCCGGTCACGACGCTGAACGACATCGCCGTCCTCAAGCTCGACAAGCCCATCAAGTTCGACACGAGTGTCGCCAGGGCTTGCGGCCAGTCCTCGGGCATGCGCCCCAACCTGGCCCCTCAGCTCGCGGGCGGCAACACGCGCGTCCCTGTCTGCCTCCCAGCCTCCGGGGAGCGCGTTGCTGAAAACACGGTGGCGACGGTCGCGGGCTGGGGTCTGACACGGGAGGGGGGCCCAGACACGTCCAGCATCCTGCTGCAGGTCGGAGTCCCCGTCCTCCGGCATCAGGACGTCGCCAGCAGCTACAGGACACAAGGAATCGTCATCGACGAGAGTGCCATGCTCGGGGCTGGGTATCTTCAGGGGGGCAAGGACGCATGCCAGGGCGACAGCGGCGGGCCGCTCGTCGTCAAAGGCTCCCAAGGCTACGTACTCCAGGGCATCGTGAGCTTCGGGGTGGGCTGTGCGCGGGCAGGGCTGCCCGGCATCTACACGCGGGTCTCCCATTACATCCCGTGGATCCACACGCAGATTCGAAGCCTCAGCGCCGTCAGGTAG